A stretch of the Xanthocytophaga agilis genome encodes the following:
- a CDS encoding chemotaxis protein CheB, whose protein sequence is MNKTTSYPVVGIGFSAGGIEALQTFLANLPNPTGASFIIIPHLSAQNESQLDKVLKRYTKLQISWITDHVIPQPECAYLLPPGKQLDFQAEAFLLRPRLPEQKINHMIDLGFTALAQAFQRRVIGIVLSGMGNDGLTGARAIEQQGGIVLVQNPETAQFQSMPKSIISHDHPDMVATPKELAGILMRML, encoded by the coding sequence ATGAATAAGACTACATCCTACCCAGTTGTTGGAATAGGTTTTTCAGCAGGAGGGATTGAGGCTCTACAAACGTTTTTGGCGAATTTGCCGAATCCTACAGGTGCTTCCTTTATTATTATTCCACATCTGTCTGCACAAAATGAAAGTCAGCTGGACAAGGTGCTCAAACGTTACACAAAACTGCAAATAAGCTGGATTACAGACCATGTTATCCCTCAGCCTGAATGTGCTTATCTATTGCCTCCTGGTAAACAGTTGGACTTTCAGGCTGAAGCTTTTTTACTTAGACCACGCTTACCCGAACAAAAAATCAATCACATGATTGACCTGGGGTTTACAGCTCTTGCACAGGCTTTTCAGCGGCGTGTGATTGGTATTGTATTGTCAGGTATGGGCAACGATGGACTCACTGGTGCCAGAGCTATTGAGCAACAAGGTGGTATTGTACTGGTGCAGAATCCGGAAACAGCCCAGTTTCAGAGCATGCCCAAGTCTATAATTTCTCACGACCATCCGGATATGGTTGCTACACCCAAAGAACTGGCAGGCATATTGATGCGTATGTTATAA
- a CDS encoding response regulator transcription factor has translation MSKAHILLIEDDLNLGFVIKDNLEMEGFSVTLCDDGEKGWHVFTQLNFDICVLDVMLPRKDGFTLAQEIRQKNTQIPIIFLTAKSMKEDKITGFRIGADDYLTKPFSIEELTLRIEALLRRSKPSINQQNQYTLGKYVFDHPNLTLRYESQVQTLTQKEADVLLLLCKNAGKAIKREEILLQVWGSDDYFLGRSLDVFISRLRKHLNNDPAVEITNLHGVGFKLKTPSL, from the coding sequence TTGAGCAAAGCACATATTTTATTGATAGAAGATGATCTTAACCTGGGATTTGTAATCAAAGACAACCTGGAGATGGAGGGATTTTCGGTAACACTTTGTGATGATGGCGAAAAAGGCTGGCATGTATTTACTCAACTCAACTTTGATATCTGTGTACTGGATGTAATGCTTCCCAGGAAAGATGGATTTACCTTAGCCCAGGAAATTCGCCAGAAAAACACACAGATTCCGATTATCTTTCTTACGGCCAAGTCCATGAAGGAAGATAAAATAACAGGGTTTCGCATAGGTGCTGATGATTATCTAACCAAACCTTTCAGCATCGAAGAGCTCACTTTACGGATTGAAGCTTTGTTACGACGCAGTAAACCCTCTATCAATCAGCAAAATCAGTACACTCTTGGAAAATATGTATTTGACCATCCCAACCTAACCTTACGATATGAGTCACAGGTGCAGACGCTGACTCAAAAGGAAGCTGATGTATTGCTGTTGTTGTGCAAGAATGCAGGCAAGGCAATAAAAAGGGAGGAGATTTTATTACAAGTATGGGGCAGTGATGATTATTTTCTGGGAAGAAGCCTGGATGTATTCATTTCCCGTTTGCGAAAACATCTGAACAACGATCCGG
- a CDS encoding HAMP domain-containing sensor histidine kinase, giving the protein MNRRTFRLIIILATLSVFGIVVVQVFWFRQAFNVREVEFDRTAREALAKVAHSILRYNQHTASSNVSIKKVSSNYYVVMVNDVIDEELLKTLLRNELEKRDIRIDFQYIIYDCANNEAVFGNYFVFGKEDIHPTASQIFPKIAGDNYYFGIRFVNKDLALVGEMRFWIFSSAVLLIVISFFAYTSFVVLRQRRLSEIQQDFINNMTHEFKTPLSTISISSEVLKNPKITQSPERLLSYATIIGQEANRLKGQVERVLQMASLENEEIKLKKETIDLHQLITQASEPFQLSLTEKGGTLQLHLEATRNQISGDKLHITNVLYNLLDNAIKYNHKVPELTVTTQNEKDQIGITVKDNGIGISQEHVKRIFDRFYRVPTGNVHDVKGFGLGLNYVRLIVKAHTGTIKVTSEPDQGSSFTIWLPVTTEKLA; this is encoded by the coding sequence ATGAACCGTCGTACCTTTCGGCTTATAATAATTCTGGCAACTCTCTCTGTCTTTGGGATTGTGGTGGTGCAGGTTTTCTGGTTCAGGCAGGCTTTTAATGTGCGGGAGGTAGAATTTGACCGGACAGCCAGAGAAGCACTAGCCAAGGTAGCCCATTCCATTCTGCGTTACAATCAGCATACTGCCTCATCCAATGTATCTATAAAAAAAGTATCATCCAATTACTATGTTGTGATGGTCAATGATGTAATTGATGAAGAATTGTTGAAAACCCTGCTGCGTAATGAACTCGAAAAACGGGATATACGCATAGACTTCCAGTACATAATTTATGATTGTGCCAATAATGAGGCAGTTTTTGGTAATTATTTCGTTTTTGGAAAGGAGGACATCCATCCTACTGCCAGTCAGATATTTCCTAAGATTGCAGGTGACAACTATTACTTCGGCATCCGGTTTGTAAATAAAGATCTGGCACTGGTAGGAGAAATGCGGTTCTGGATATTTTCGTCAGCTGTATTATTGATCGTAATCTCTTTCTTTGCGTATACGTCCTTTGTGGTATTGCGCCAACGTCGTCTATCGGAAATCCAGCAGGATTTTATCAATAACATGACCCATGAGTTTAAAACGCCTCTCTCTACCATTTCCATATCATCTGAAGTATTAAAGAATCCGAAAATTACTCAGTCTCCGGAACGTTTACTTAGCTATGCGACCATCATTGGGCAGGAGGCCAACCGGCTGAAAGGTCAGGTGGAACGAGTACTTCAGATGGCATCACTGGAGAACGAAGAAATAAAACTGAAGAAAGAAACTATTGATCTGCACCAGCTAATTACTCAGGCATCAGAGCCTTTTCAACTTTCGCTAACAGAGAAAGGAGGCACCTTGCAATTACACCTTGAGGCTACTCGCAACCAAATTTCCGGGGACAAGCTCCATATTACCAATGTATTGTACAATCTTCTGGATAATGCGATTAAATACAATCACAAAGTGCCTGAATTAACAGTCACTACCCAAAATGAAAAAGATCAGATAGGTATTACGGTTAAAGACAATGGCATTGGTATCAGTCAGGAACATGTAAAACGTATTTTTGACCGTTTTTACCGCGTTCCAACAGGCAATGTACACGATGTAAAAGGGTTTGGGCTTGGCTTAAATTATGTTCGGCTGATTGTAAAGGCTCATACTGGTACGATCAAAGTGACCAGTGAACCTGATCAGGGAAGTAGTTTTACTATCTGGTTACCAGTAACAACAGAAAAGCTTGCATAA
- a CDS encoding putative quinol monooxygenase, translating into MQLKKYATALNVQMNTAIRFKPRVLIYYAVADKSNPSNITILEIYVDTAAYKAHIETAHFKKYKETVKDMVRSLELVDVTLLNSAKKPVCKI; encoded by the coding sequence GTGCAATTGAAAAAATATGCCACTGCTTTAAATGTGCAAATGAATACAGCTATCCGTTTTAAACCGAGAGTTCTGATCTATTATGCTGTGGCTGATAAAAGCAACCCCTCAAATATAACCATCCTTGAAATCTATGTTGATACAGCTGCCTACAAAGCCCACATAGAAACTGCCCATTTTAAGAAATACAAAGAAACTGTAAAAGATATGGTTAGGTCGTTAGAGCTAGTAGATGTTACTTTGCTTAATTCAGCTAAGAAACCGGTATGTAAGATTTGA
- a CDS encoding ACT domain-containing protein yields METQHTFSLIYTRKPGILIRVALVLERRGYTIESMSTNSYDSNPDYWEMILTTEGDPEKLEQITRQLAKLIDVFSVQVLKEMYC; encoded by the coding sequence ATGGAAACGCAACATACTTTTTCTCTGATTTATACTAGAAAACCAGGTATCCTTATCCGGGTCGCTCTTGTACTGGAACGCCGGGGGTATACTATTGAGTCAATGAGTACCAATTCTTATGATTCTAATCCCGACTATTGGGAAATGATACTTACTACAGAGGGTGATCCGGAAAAGCTGGAACAGATAACCCGACAATTGGCTAAACTTATTGACGTCTTTTCTGTACAGGTACTCAAGGAAATGTACTGTTGA
- a CDS encoding tetratricopeptide repeat protein, with translation MLALRFFYIVCGLLLTTTVYAQNIDDLLISANGKLKKKDYRGALTEYNEVLAREPQNPRGLEGRAIVQLESGNLPAAIDDVNRWLRIEQNNHRGYAYRGLIKSEMGDTDGGLRDLDRAIALEPKFAEAFYYRGSIKQGLGDTKGAIADLERSIAAKPEFDQAYQDIIGLYLERGEVDKAMPYLQKSMELNPKKKENYATRGMILAKQKKVTEAEADFTKAIELDSADADAYYQRGLLLKAQQKYEEALNDFTKAVQLKKEFELAYYERATMQNLLGNYKEAVNDYRRVMELNPFNPNVYYDAATASLNMEDYRSAEQYFSSSLSYNYGDVEATYYRGIARSHLKDYKGADYDFSRAITSNYKDVNVYKERALVRMALSRYDQAASDWTKYIEKNPQDAPAFYFRGVCYFKQFQYDKAITSFDEAIKLVPDYENALFDRAAARANAKNYDGAIADYDKVLQLDPQYAAAYYNRGRVKLDSKKQDEGCNDIRKAIELQYKPDEKVLKKLNCSL, from the coding sequence ATGTTAGCCTTACGTTTTTTCTATATAGTGTGTGGATTGTTATTGACCACAACTGTATATGCGCAAAATATTGATGACTTACTCATTTCTGCCAATGGCAAACTCAAAAAGAAGGATTATCGGGGAGCATTGACAGAGTATAATGAAGTGCTTGCCCGCGAACCCCAGAATCCACGTGGTCTGGAAGGCAGAGCCATTGTTCAACTTGAATCCGGAAACTTGCCTGCTGCCATAGATGATGTAAACAGGTGGTTACGTATCGAACAGAATAACCATCGGGGATATGCATACCGGGGGCTGATAAAAAGTGAGATGGGAGACACAGATGGTGGATTACGGGACCTGGATAGAGCTATTGCACTGGAGCCAAAGTTTGCAGAGGCATTTTATTACCGTGGTTCTATCAAGCAGGGATTGGGTGATACAAAAGGAGCTATTGCAGATCTGGAGAGATCCATTGCTGCTAAACCGGAATTTGACCAGGCCTACCAGGATATTATAGGTCTATATCTGGAGCGGGGAGAGGTGGATAAAGCCATGCCATATCTGCAAAAATCCATGGAGTTAAACCCTAAAAAGAAAGAAAATTATGCTACTAGGGGCATGATTTTGGCAAAACAGAAGAAAGTGACAGAGGCTGAGGCAGACTTCACAAAAGCAATAGAGTTGGATTCTGCAGATGCCGATGCCTATTATCAGCGTGGGCTTTTGTTGAAGGCTCAACAAAAGTACGAGGAAGCATTAAATGACTTCACAAAAGCGGTACAGCTAAAAAAAGAGTTTGAACTGGCATATTATGAACGGGCAACTATGCAGAATCTGTTGGGAAATTATAAGGAGGCTGTGAATGATTACAGACGTGTAATGGAATTAAATCCTTTTAATCCCAATGTATATTATGATGCAGCTACAGCCTCTCTGAATATGGAAGATTACAGATCCGCAGAACAATACTTTTCCAGTTCTTTGTCATACAACTACGGAGATGTGGAAGCTACTTATTACAGAGGAATAGCACGTAGCCATTTGAAAGATTATAAGGGAGCTGATTATGATTTTTCGCGTGCTATTACATCTAACTATAAAGATGTAAATGTATACAAAGAAAGAGCATTAGTACGTATGGCCTTGTCCCGTTATGACCAAGCAGCTAGTGACTGGACCAAATACATCGAAAAGAACCCTCAGGATGCACCTGCCTTCTACTTCAGAGGAGTTTGTTATTTTAAGCAGTTTCAGTATGATAAAGCTATAACCTCTTTTGATGAGGCAATAAAACTTGTTCCAGATTATGAAAATGCCTTATTTGACAGAGCCGCCGCCCGTGCTAATGCAAAAAACTATGATGGAGCTATTGCTGATTATGATAAGGTGTTACAGTTAGATCCTCAATATGCTGCAGCTTACTATAATCGAGGTCGGGTGAAGCTGGATAGCAAAAAACAGGATGAAGGATGCAATGACATTCGTAAGGCTATTGAGTTACAGTACAAACCAGACGAAAAAGTGCTGAAAAAACTAAATTGTAGTCTATAA
- a CDS encoding NIPSNAP family protein, with product MKRRDFIQASLITGTVATLIPQASVASVSKPMQPNTTFEYYELRTYIVKNGRQRKLVEDYFQQAAIPALNKIGSKSIGVFTEYLPQGFTKLIVLIPYASLTDFIEAPQKLVKDTAYLQAAAPYLNATAIEPAYERIESSLFKSFAQMPALEVPEKKPRLFELRRYESPSEITGKKKIEMFNDAGEITIFKRVGLTPVFFGEAVIGSHLPNLTYMLVFDNMEEHDQNWKKFGSDPEWKKISSMPEYSDEKILSGITRTFLVPTAFSQI from the coding sequence ATGAAAAGACGTGATTTTATACAAGCTTCTCTGATAACGGGTACGGTAGCTACTCTCATACCACAAGCAAGTGTTGCCTCTGTAAGTAAGCCTATGCAGCCCAACACTACCTTTGAGTATTATGAACTACGTACTTATATAGTAAAAAACGGGCGACAAAGAAAGCTGGTAGAAGACTATTTTCAGCAAGCGGCCATTCCAGCTCTGAACAAGATAGGCAGCAAAAGCATAGGCGTTTTTACAGAATACTTGCCGCAGGGATTTACCAAGCTTATTGTATTGATTCCGTATGCATCACTCACAGACTTTATAGAAGCCCCTCAAAAGCTGGTAAAAGATACTGCATACCTGCAGGCAGCAGCTCCGTATTTGAATGCTACTGCTATAGAGCCTGCTTACGAACGAATTGAAAGTTCATTATTTAAGTCATTTGCTCAGATGCCTGCATTGGAAGTACCGGAGAAAAAGCCTCGTTTGTTTGAATTACGACGGTATGAAAGTCCCAGTGAAATTACAGGAAAAAAGAAGATAGAAATGTTTAACGATGCGGGTGAAATTACCATTTTTAAACGTGTTGGCTTGACTCCCGTATTTTTTGGTGAGGCGGTGATTGGTTCTCATTTGCCTAACCTTACTTATATGCTTGTGTTTGATAACATGGAAGAGCATGACCAGAACTGGAAGAAATTTGGCTCTGACCCAGAATGGAAAAAAATCAGTTCCATGCCTGAATATAGTGATGAAAAAATTCTTTCAGGTATTACCCGTACGTTTTTAGTGCCTACAGCCTTCTCTCAGATCTAA
- a CDS encoding alpha/beta fold hydrolase, whose product MKKHVLFIQGGGGEEDYTADAKLVASLQEVLGETYLVHYPFLPEEPEPDFGRKKQIDREISLLNGPIILVGHSLGASMLLKYLSESQIRKKIAGLFVISTPFWSGDEDWKQGLKLNQDFADKLPKNLPVFLYHSQDDEVVPFDNLEFYTQNLPQAIVRKLLKGGHQLNNDLSIVAKDILSL is encoded by the coding sequence ATGAAAAAACATGTGCTCTTTATACAAGGCGGAGGAGGTGAAGAAGATTATACAGCTGATGCTAAACTTGTTGCTTCTTTGCAAGAAGTCTTAGGTGAAACGTATCTGGTGCATTACCCCTTCCTACCCGAGGAACCAGAACCAGATTTTGGTCGAAAAAAGCAAATTGACAGAGAAATCTCTTTACTCAATGGCCCAATTATTCTGGTGGGACACTCATTGGGTGCATCAATGCTATTGAAATATCTATCAGAAAGTCAGATTCGTAAAAAAATAGCTGGACTCTTTGTTATTTCTACTCCGTTTTGGAGTGGTGACGAAGATTGGAAACAGGGTCTTAAACTAAACCAAGACTTTGCGGATAAGCTACCGAAGAATCTTCCGGTCTTTCTCTACCATAGTCAGGACGACGAAGTAGTACCATTCGACAATCTGGAGTTTTATACACAAAATCTACCACAGGCGATTGTCCGTAAACTGCTTAAAGGGGGTCATCAGCTGAACAATGATTTATCGATTGTAGCAAAAGATATTCTATCCCTATAA
- a CDS encoding DMP19 family protein, translated as MKKREKKAWEHDIENLVHSFLNRTIYEKLTEDILSSIPDVTLEQAVIDNIQAKISPDFSDEYDVVTKLSTGRQAVYATFYLECEVCNGGFSQFFYNSISVFAEDALYGFERIGAVKLSALMKQAIILYKENKREITEKEDETIEGYHKFYSDNPLNKLDDIFYLLIKEENLSTLRINYIRNNPNEFLD; from the coding sequence GTGAAAAAAAGAGAAAAAAAGGCTTGGGAACATGATATTGAAAACCTTGTACATTCTTTCCTTAATCGTACTATCTATGAAAAGTTAACTGAGGATATCCTGTCATCTATTCCGGATGTTACATTGGAGCAAGCTGTAATTGATAATATCCAAGCGAAAATAAGCCCTGATTTCAGCGATGAGTATGATGTTGTTACCAAACTAAGTACAGGAAGGCAAGCTGTATATGCTACTTTCTACTTAGAATGTGAAGTCTGTAATGGTGGATTCAGTCAATTTTTCTACAATTCTATAAGTGTATTTGCTGAAGATGCTCTTTATGGGTTCGAGCGTATTGGAGCCGTAAAACTTTCCGCACTAATGAAACAAGCAATCATCCTCTATAAAGAGAATAAAAGGGAAATAACAGAGAAAGAGGATGAAACTATTGAAGGATACCACAAATTCTATAGTGATAATCCTTTGAATAAGTTAGATGATATATTCTATTTATTAATAAAAGAAGAGAATTTGTCAACCTTAAGAATCAATTATATTCGTAATAATCCGAATGAGTTTCTAGATTAA
- a CDS encoding DUF1573 domain-containing protein, with the protein MKKIALAIAFLFAVSAAVFAQTKSASAKAPAFKWEKTTHDFAAIPQGKPVTAEFKFTNSGSAPLIISAAQGSCGCTVPEYSKEPIAPGKTGVVKATFNAAAVGPFTKTVTLTTNVGTAPVTLTIKGEVKSNTTPAN; encoded by the coding sequence ATGAAAAAAATCGCATTGGCCATCGCATTCCTGTTTGCTGTTTCTGCAGCTGTATTTGCTCAAACTAAATCTGCTTCTGCTAAAGCTCCTGCTTTCAAATGGGAAAAAACTACACACGACTTTGCTGCTATTCCACAAGGAAAGCCAGTAACTGCTGAATTTAAATTCACAAACTCTGGTAGCGCTCCTTTGATCATTTCAGCTGCTCAGGGATCTTGCGGTTGTACCGTTCCTGAGTATTCAAAAGAACCTATCGCTCCAGGCAAAACTGGTGTAGTGAAAGCTACATTCAATGCTGCTGCAGTTGGTCCTTTCACAAAAACTGTTACTTTGACTACCAACGTAGGAACTGCACCAGTAACACTGACTATCAAAGGCGAAGTAAAAAGCAACACAACTCCTGCTAACTAA
- the ilvB gene encoding biosynthetic-type acetolactate synthase large subunit, producing MESAKNGAQILIDTLEQLGVEYIFGYSGGAALPLFDALYHSSIKLILTRHEQGATHMADGYARVTGKPGVVLVTSGPGATNTITGMMTAQMDSVPMIVLTGQTITSLLGLDAFQEADIFGMTMSVVKHNYLIKNTADISRITREAFHIATSGRPGPVLIDLPKDVTSAPFNGSLTDELGLPAFQLPARPNPESIQSLADLINQSHKPILLVGHGALLSGAATEVRALAELIQAPVTNTLLGKGGFPETHPLSLGMLGMYGTVYANKALLECDLILSIGCRWDDRINGNPKKFCPQAKKLHIDIDPAEIGKIVVPDAYAIGDAKQVLQELLPLVHPLDTKKWVERVQELKRIYPLQYRPFHGKVPEGSASLRAQHVIDVLYQLTNGNAIVTTDVGQHQMWAAQYFKTDQPDTWLSSGGAGTMGFGFPAAIGAQLARPDQRVIAIVGDGGFQMTLCELSTAALHKLPLKILVIDNKYLGMVRQWQEFFLDGRYSGTDLEGNPDFCMLAQAYGVKAFRITKEGELEQTLAEALAYQSGPCLIHTEVVKEDNVFPMIPAGQSIHEMIIESPTGPLRMPEGST from the coding sequence ATGGAGAGTGCAAAAAATGGTGCCCAGATTTTAATTGACACCCTTGAACAACTGGGAGTAGAATATATCTTTGGCTACTCAGGAGGAGCAGCATTGCCTTTGTTTGATGCGCTGTACCATTCTTCTATCAAGTTAATTCTAACAAGGCACGAACAGGGAGCTACCCACATGGCTGATGGCTATGCCCGAGTTACCGGAAAGCCAGGAGTAGTATTGGTTACCAGTGGTCCTGGCGCTACCAACACCATTACAGGAATGATGACTGCCCAGATGGATTCGGTGCCTATGATTGTACTTACAGGGCAGACTATTACCAGTTTGTTGGGGTTGGATGCTTTTCAGGAAGCTGATATTTTTGGCATGACTATGTCTGTGGTAAAGCACAATTACCTGATAAAAAATACGGCTGACATCTCCCGAATTACCAGAGAGGCCTTTCACATTGCTACCTCCGGGCGTCCTGGTCCAGTCTTAATAGACCTACCCAAGGATGTTACTTCAGCTCCATTCAACGGCTCACTTACCGATGAGTTAGGTCTTCCTGCTTTCCAGCTTCCGGCCCGACCCAATCCTGAGAGTATACAGAGTTTAGCTGATTTGATTAATCAATCTCATAAGCCAATTCTGTTAGTGGGACATGGAGCTTTACTTTCAGGTGCTGCCACAGAAGTACGTGCCTTGGCAGAACTGATTCAGGCTCCTGTTACCAACACCTTATTGGGGAAAGGAGGATTTCCTGAAACACATCCCTTATCTTTGGGTATGTTAGGAATGTATGGCACTGTATATGCCAATAAAGCTTTGTTGGAATGTGACCTGATTCTGTCCATTGGCTGCCGCTGGGATGACCGGATCAATGGGAATCCGAAGAAGTTTTGTCCGCAAGCCAAAAAGCTGCATATCGATATCGATCCTGCTGAAATTGGCAAGATCGTAGTTCCGGATGCCTATGCTATAGGAGATGCTAAGCAGGTATTACAAGAGCTACTTCCACTGGTACATCCGCTGGATACCAAGAAATGGGTGGAGCGGGTGCAGGAGCTGAAAAGGATATACCCCTTACAGTACAGGCCTTTCCATGGCAAGGTTCCGGAAGGCTCAGCTTCCTTGCGAGCACAGCATGTGATTGATGTACTTTACCAGTTGACGAATGGAAACGCTATTGTTACTACGGATGTAGGCCAGCATCAGATGTGGGCGGCTCAGTATTTTAAAACAGACCAACCCGATACCTGGCTTTCTTCAGGAGGAGCAGGTACTATGGGGTTTGGATTTCCGGCAGCGATTGGTGCCCAGCTAGCCAGACCAGATCAGCGAGTGATTGCCATTGTGGGAGATGGTGGTTTTCAAATGACCCTTTGCGAACTTTCTACTGCTGCCCTTCACAAGCTTCCGCTGAAGATCCTGGTGATTGACAATAAATACCTGGGAATGGTGCGACAATGGCAGGAATTTTTCCTTGATGGACGCTACAGTGGCACTGACCTGGAAGGAAATCCTGATTTTTGTATGCTAGCTCAGGCTTATGGGGTAAAAGCCTTTCGCATTACAAAAGAAGGAGAGCTGGAACAAACCCTGGCTGAGGCCCTTGCCTACCAGTCTGGTCCTTGTCTGATTCACACCGAAGTGGTCAAAGAGGATAATGTATTCCCTATGATTCCTGCAGGTCAGTCTATTCATGAAATGATTATAGAATCACCTACTGGTCCCTTACGAATGCCGGAGGGAAGTACATAG
- a CDS encoding MBL fold metallo-hydrolase — translation MERRKFISNLSGFGALSLMKPDLLFSKTVVFSANYTIEQFEDKGLAHFSYAMMADKKIIVIDPKRDPQIYYDYAKQHNAKIIGIIETHPHADFASAHLEMHKKLNVPIYASSLTKPGYPGTAFDEGAIIKLSDKVNLRSLYTPGHAPDHIAVVLAEKGKDIAVFSGDSLLIGDVGRPDLRDFSKNVDSQRQKLAEMMYDTIHEKFAKLSDEVILYPAHGAGSLCGKSIRKAADSTIGYERQHNYAFEKRTKAEFVSLLLQDQPFIPKYFPYSVGLNIQGVPELAASLAKINRLPKNYQPEAQALIIDSRPADAFKASYITDAVNIQNGGSFATWLGSLVSPDTQFYLIGADEESLKGVIQKAASIGYESKIKGAFVYDAKNGNQFAALDRNSFKPEENKYTYLDVRTTKEVKQEPVFKNSINIPLQELDKRMSEIPTDKPILVNCASGYRSATASSMLKKLLPTVPVYDLGAAVADYKNTAEAKK, via the coding sequence ATGGAAAGAAGAAAATTTATCTCTAATCTATCCGGCTTTGGAGCACTATCTTTGATGAAACCAGATTTGTTATTCAGTAAAACTGTCGTTTTTTCAGCCAATTATACGATTGAGCAATTTGAAGATAAAGGATTGGCGCATTTTTCATATGCTATGATGGCCGACAAAAAAATAATTGTCATAGATCCTAAAAGAGATCCGCAAATCTATTACGACTATGCCAAACAGCATAATGCTAAAATCATAGGCATCATTGAGACTCATCCTCATGCTGATTTTGCCAGTGCACACCTGGAGATGCACAAGAAATTAAATGTACCCATCTATGCAAGTAGTCTGACCAAACCTGGTTATCCGGGAACTGCGTTTGATGAGGGTGCAATCATTAAGCTTTCCGATAAGGTAAATTTACGATCGTTGTATACACCTGGCCATGCACCTGATCATATAGCTGTAGTGCTGGCTGAAAAAGGCAAAGACATTGCCGTATTTTCAGGCGACTCCCTGCTCATTGGTGATGTTGGGCGTCCGGATCTTCGGGATTTCTCTAAGAATGTAGACTCCCAGCGCCAAAAGCTAGCAGAGATGATGTATGACACCATTCATGAGAAGTTTGCCAAACTGAGTGATGAGGTGATTTTATATCCTGCTCATGGTGCGGGTTCTTTGTGTGGAAAGTCTATTCGTAAAGCGGCCGACTCAACCATAGGGTATGAACGACAGCATAATTATGCTTTTGAGAAAAGAACAAAAGCTGAATTTGTAAGCTTGCTCTTGCAGGATCAACCATTTATCCCTAAATATTTTCCTTATTCAGTAGGGTTAAACATTCAGGGAGTTCCTGAACTAGCTGCAAGCCTGGCCAAAATCAACCGCTTACCCAAAAATTATCAGCCAGAGGCACAGGCTCTGATCATAGATTCCCGTCCGGCAGACGCTTTTAAAGCTTCGTATATTACTGATGCCGTTAACATTCAAAATGGTGGAAGCTTCGCTACCTGGCTAGGAAGTCTGGTATCTCCTGATACACAATTTTATTTGATTGGTGCGGATGAGGAGAGCTTAAAGGGTGTTATACAAAAGGCTGCTTCTATCGGATATGAATCTAAGATAAAAGGTGCCTTTGTCTATGATGCCAAAAACGGAAATCAGTTTGCTGCCCTTGATAGAAACTCATTCAAACCAGAAGAAAATAAGTATACGTATCTGGATGTACGAACAACAAAAGAGGTAAAACAGGAACCGGTTTTCAAAAACAGTATTAACATTCCTCTGCAGGAACTAGACAAACGCATGTCAGAGATTCCTACAGACAAACCTATTCTGGTAAACTGTGCCTCTGGCTATCGTTCTGCTACCGCAAGTAGTATGCTTAAAAAGCTGCTACCTACAGTACCTGTATATGACCTTGGAGCCGCAGTAGCAGACTACAAGAACACAGCAGAAGCTAAGAAGTAA